The sequence below is a genomic window from Leptospira wolffii serovar Khorat str. Khorat-H2.
AAAGTCGTTCAAGCTCTTCACTAAAATAAATGAAATTGGCAGGCAAGCCAGCTTTCTTATTTGATTCATGAGCCTTGCGATCGTATATCAGACCCTTTACGTGGTCACTTCTGCCGAACATTGGCAAAGATCTCTTTTGTAGACCATACTCCTTGACAATATCATCTGAAACTAAGAAGAAATCGTTTGCTCCGGTAACTATCCCGACATCCGCCTTAGCTATATCGCCAAACTTTTTTACCCATAGATGATTGTTTATTTCATGATAAATTGAAATTTCTTCATCAGATAAAAGAAACTCAGTCCATTTTAAATTTTCGAATGTTGGCTGCCTATATAATGATTCTTTTATGTAGCACTCAATTGGCTTATTAAAAAAGCTAAGAGGTAATTGGGCCTGAATAGAAATCCCTTTTGATGATTGGCCTGGAGCTTTCTTTTCAGCAATCAATAACATTGCTCCTTGCAATGCAGAAGGGAAAAGTAAGGATTCAGGATCAAGCAATAATACTTTTGAATATGAAGATAATAAAAATGATCTAAGTGCAGATGCATGGAGAACATGTATAATTTCAGATGGAATTACTAAAGCAAGTAATCCTCCCGGTTTAAGCAATCTACTAGATGCAATAACGAATGGAACCCATAGATTAGTATGCAACGTAAACGGCAGAGAAGACTTTTCGAAGATTTTCCGAGTATTTTCTTGCTGCTTTTCAGAAAGATATTGATACCTAACAAAAGGAGGGTTGCCTACGACTGCATCATACTGTTCTACAAAATGACTTGAATCATTGTACCAAGACAGAAAATCAGTAGCTTCGATTGACCCTGACATCAAGCTAGCATTTTCTAACTTTTGCTTTGCCTTTGCTGCTTCAACCCTATCTATTTCAAAACCATCTAAATGAATTTCTGATTTCGATAACTTTGCCAATGCTTCAATAAAAGCACCATCTCCACAACTAGGTTCAAGAATACGTTTAGCTGATCTACTAATAACCCATTCTGCCAAATATGAAGCAATGCCCAAGGGAGTGTAATAACTTCCTCGAATCTTAGCCTCAGTCTGATCTTGAAAGAATTTCATAGCCAACGTTTAAGTAGTATAAATATGTGACATAACATTGACAAGTAAAGTCATTTTTTAAAATCTTTATTTTTAGGTCAGTAGTGAAAATTTAGGTTCATTCTTATGGCGATAATAAGACCAATTTTTCAGCATTTCTATTCAAATGGAGACCATAGTGAACTATTAACCGACCTTTTCAGACAACCAAATTTTGGCGATATCATTATTATGACGGCATTTAGCCTATCTAGAGGTGTTATAGATCTACTTGGAGACTCTCCAATCTCGGATAAAAATATTATTGTTTATACTGGTATCCGGAATGAGATCACTAGCGCACAAGCTTTGCATACTTATCTTAAAGTCGGTTGTAAATTATTTTGTGTCGATACTGGCCGGTCAGACTTAATTTTTCATCCGAAACTTTATTTAGCATATAATTCAGATAATGCAAAAGCAGTCATCGGTAGCGCAAATACCACTTTGGGTGGATTAAGAAACAATATAGAATCCAGCTTTCTAGTTCTAATGGATCGTCACGACCCAGAAGATGAAAGACTTTTTCAAGAAATTCTAACTACTGCAAGTAATTTTCATGCAGAATATCCAAATAATGTGTTAGAAGTTATTAATCATTCACAAGTAACAGAGCTATTTAACAAAGGCTTGGTGTCTGATGAACGACAAATTCCTTTAAGGCAAAGTTCTAAACGAAGAGGAGATAGAACAAATTTACAGACAGACACACCACGAATTAATATAAATATACGCCATTCAGATATTTCAACACAAGACTTATCGGGTATCCCTGTAATTACAGATGAACCGCATGATACTTATATAGAAAATGATGAGACTTTAGAAACACCGAATCTCTTGATCTTAAGAGGGCAGCTTGTTTATGAAAAATCTTCATTAAGCAGAAGCGATGCGCAAATTGTTCCAGAAGGATCAAATCCAACTGGAAATATCCGGTTGGCTCGATCTAATTTTACGATAAATGGACAGCAAATTGATTGGCGTATTTATTTCCGAAATGAAGTATTCGGAAGTTATGATTGGCAAGTAACGGATTTAAGTAAACCGACTCAAGAGAACGCTTTAGTTTCATTCCGAATATTTTTGATGGGTATTTATTACGGTCACTACGACTTAAGGTTATCTCATGACCCAGAAAGAGAGGCGGGTCAGAATAATGTGCCAACGTGGTTACACTGGGGAACAGAAGTTGGTAAGATAATTAGGCAATTGCACGTTGAGAATAGAACACTTCGAATTTACGCACCTGATGCTACTGGACAACCGTTCACACTCACGATAGACTAACGCTTTAATTATACCTTAAAGCCAGCCAAGGACGGCTGGCGCTTAAACCAAAGGGGCGCGGCATGGCAGATAACGACGTTGGCTTGCCGACGTTTTGCAATGGCACGAGACTTGCTCTGCAAGACGAGTGACAGAAGCAAAATGTGCCGAAGGCCAAGCAAGGGTTGCGAAGCAAGCCCGAAGCGATGCGGCAAGTTGGCAGTTAAGCGAAGTAAAGCCCGGACTAAAGAGATCTTACTTTCATATTATTTCTTAGCTAAGAAATCGAAAATTTTACCAAAGTCTTTTTCAGAAAGATTTTCATTCACAGTGAAATGATCGGCTGTAGCTAACTCTAAATATGAAGAATGTTTAATTTTATCATGTAAAGCAAGCGCCATATTAATTGGCGTCATGTTATCAAGTTTCGCACCAATAATCAAGGTTGGTAAACTTAGATTGGCGGCTTTAGAAATACTCTCAAATTTATCGATAATAAGAAATTCCGGGATAAGTTGTGTATATTTATATCTAGCTACTTCATAGATCGAAGTATATGGAGTTACCAAAATCAAATGAGATGATATATTTCTTAAAGACAGCTCAATTGCTACCCCACTGCCTAACGAACGACCCCATAAAATTGTTTTATTAGGCGGAAAATCGTATTTTGCCTGAACATACCGAATAACTTTTTCTGAGTCATCATACAGATTATTTTCAGAAGGAAAATACTTCTTTGAAAGACCAAATCCAGCATATTCAACGAAAAGCCCGGAATAGCCTTGTTCATAAAAATGCTTAAAGAATCTTGCCTCTCCATACATGGTTCCACCCTGCCCATGGAGCATCACTACTAATCCTTTTGATGATAGGTCTTTTCCTTTTAACAAGTGAGCATTGACTTCTCGGTTTGAATTGGAGATAGTAATGAGTTCGCCGGGAATTAGTTTTGGGTCTATTTTCTCAGATTTCCCGTAATACAGAGCACTTCGAAACAAATAGGGGTATGAAAAGACCAAAATTAAGATTAGAGGTATAGTAATAACTACATTCTTCGTTTTCGAATTATAGATAGATTTCAAATTATTTAGTCTTATGAAAATTTTGGGCATTATTTCGCTTAACGACCAAGGTGTTCCGACGTTTGCAATGGCACGAGACTTGCTTTGCAAGGCGAGTGACAGAAGCAAATGTGGCGAAGCCCGAGCGAGCGGTCGTGTAAGCGATCCGCGAGCGGAGCGGAAGCACCGACAGTTAGCCGACGTTTGCAACTTTAGGTAGAATAATTTCTTCCACAAACTTTAATCCTTTGGGAGAAAGAAAAATTGCATCGACCTCAGTATCCCATTCAATCATTCGGTTTTTATGTAAGGGATTTAAAATTTTCGACTTCAATACGCTCGGATTTGAATATTCTAAAGAGATTACCAAATCTTCAAAGATAATACCATTATGAAAATCGGAGTAAGCTAAAAGAAGAATTTGATCTTTCGCTGATAATTTAGTTTCAAGAATTCTCTTTTTTCCCATTACTTCCCATATTACCGGCATCTTTTTCTCCGATAAAGTGCTTATTAATGATTGAGCATCTTCAATAGATAAACCATGGAAAATTCTAATTAGTTCGCAAAATATCCAATCTACTAAATCTACACTTATCCGAATATCTATCTCATTAGCTTGAACATCCCCACCGAGATGTCCTATTCCTCGCTTGTTTCGCAGAGTATAAAGATAAACTATAGCTCTAGGAATGATAATTCTTAATGATTCATTCCCAGCTGATGCAGGTAAAGAAATAATTTTACGCACTTCATCTGCAAAATTACCAATCGAAGATCCCTCCGGAATGACTGTTTGATTTAATTCTTTTTGAAGGACTCGCAACATTAACTCAGAGAATTTGCCAGTCAATAACCCAACTACTTCATAATTATCTTTCGTATAGAATGATATTAACGATTTACCTTTAATTTCATAGTATATTTTTATAATTTTCTTCCTATAATCGGATGATAGATTTTGAAGAGCTTGTTCTAAAATATCTTTATTATGCCTTTTGATACTCAAATGTACCCTCTGAATTTTCCTTTCTATTTAATTTTCCATTTCTTACTGATCTTGTCAATGTGATCGCAATTTCGTTAGCTTTGTAATTATAAGCTAAATTCTTTGAGCAATGCTGAACAATGTCGGTAGTGCTTTTTTTGGTATTAAAGAAACCCTCGGAAATTAATTGGTCAACAATTTGACCAGGACCAGGGCGAGATTTTTTAGATATTTTCTTCTTCGGTTCCTTGGGCAATGATTGTTTTTTAACAATTCCTTTATTCTTTTTTTTAGGCGAACTTTGAGTTGTTGGAGATTTATAGTTTTCTTCTTCCAATAAATATTCTAAAACTCTTAGTTGGACAGATTCAGATTTGAAACTGTTTACAACATCGTTTATACTTTTTAATTTCTCTATTTTGTCCATTTTCATCCTCTAAGGTATTTTTTTGCTAATGTCGGCTAACGGCCAAGGGTTGGCGACGTTTCGCGAGTGCGAAGCACTTGGCGCGAGGCTTGTCATGCAAGACGAGTGACAAAGCGAAATGTGGCGAAGCCTGGAGCGAGGGTCACGTAGTGAGCCCGAAGCGTAACGCCAACCCGATAGTTATACGCCGTAGCAAATCTTTACAATTATTTTCCTTGACTTAAATACTCAATTACTTCATTAACTTTGACAAATTCACCCGTTTTAGCATTTTTAATTTTCTTATAATTTTTGGTAGGATCAAGCACTAGGTAAATATATTCTTCCTTTAGATGATTCTTAAATGCTTCTTCTAACTCAAGCTCACGATTATCTATGGCCGAGTTTTCTAGAATATGTTTAATTCTATCCTTTAATTCCATAATTATCTCACCTCCTGATCATCGCTCCATTTTCCTTTAAATTCAATTTTTCCAGTATTATTGTATAATATGCCGAACCCGTGCCGCTTTGAATTTTGGAATTCACCTTCATATTTGCTTCCATCTGAATATTCCAACACTCCTTTGCCATCGTATTTGCCGTTCTTAAAATGACCTTTGTAAGATTTAAACCTATATCCTTCCTTAAAAGTTAGTTCGCCAAGTCCATCGAATGAATCTCGATAAAAATTTCCTTCATATGATAATATCCCGAGTTGGTTGTTATCTGAAAAGTCTTTATAGCTACAGTGACCTTTAAGATTTTTTTGGTATGATTGCTCAATCAAATAGAATATGCCTGAACATTTTATTCCATCTGAGTAAGCAATATTTCCTTGCAGCACATTTATTATTTTTGGATCGGGCGATTTGATTACCATAGCATCAATCTTTGAGCCATCAGGATACAACTGCTTATAATTAGTGTTCACTTTTAGTGAACCATTCTCGAAATGCATTTCCAAAGTATCCGAAATTATAGTGCCTGTGTATATTGCACCATCTTTGAAATATCCAATGGCTTTAAAAGATCCATCGACTAATTCACCATCACCATTTCTGCAGTCACCCTTTCTGCATTTGGAATTACTTTTTATACAAACTTCTTTTCTTTCCGGAAGTGTTTTCGGGAACCATTCTAACTTATCATCTTGATATTTCGTTACAATATATGCTAATTCTGAATATTTATTATTCTTTTGCAATAACGACAATGTAAATATTTTGCCATTGAATGCGTATTTTCCTGTGAATTCCCCTAAATTCGTTTTATAAACGACTGAATAATCTTTCTTTAATTGCAGAATAGATTTGCTTTCCAATTGTAATTCTGTGCATACCCAATCTCCACTTAGATCCTGAGCATAGACTGCATTTGATAGAAATAGTAAAAGAATATATAGTTTTAAGTCTTTTGTCATTTGCATCTCTTAGTATCTTAGGAATAAATTAAGACAAGTGATTTTTATTTGCTATGGCGTATAACGACGTTGGCTTGCCGACGTTTTGCAATGGCACGAGACTTGCCACCGCAAGGCGAGTGACAGAAGCAAAATGTGCCGAAGGCCAAGCAAGGGTTGCGAAGCAAGCCCGAAGCGATGCGGCAAGTTGGCAGTTAAGCGAAGTTACGCCTCAAACACACTGCAATTTAATTCAATTTCACTACTTGGACGAAAGTCCAATAGTATTAAATTCCCTTATTCCAAAGTATCGCGCTCCCCTTTCGGGATTGGATAAAATGGAACCATAAGCTTCCGCAGGACGCATAAATACCAAGATGCAATACCCTGGCAACGGCACCAGATACCATTGGGGAGCGCTTTAAACCACAAGATTTACTATGCTTAGAAAACGAATCTACACGCTTCCGAGCTTCAAAAAATAAAAAAACAAAATCCGGCGGAATTTCGCTTAACGACCAAGGTGTTCCGACGTTTTGCGCGTGCGAAGCACTTGGCGCGAGGCTTGCTATGCAAGACGAGTGACAAAGCAAAATGTGGCGAAGCCCGAGCGAGTGGTCGCGTAGCGATCCGCGAGCGGAGCGGAAGCACCGATAGTTAGCCGATGGTCCGATTTTATAAGTACGATTTGTCGATACACTTCATGGAAGCTTTCATATTTATCAAACTACCAATGTCTATCAAGAACAAGCTGAACAACAATTACCCATAAATTCTAATAACATGAAATTTCAGTTTTAGTGCCTGCTCCCCCATCAAACAAATAGCATTTTGGTGCTGTACTAAAAATATCTAAATCTTCCCGAAGAAATATGCCATCTTTCATATTATTCTTAAAATCAAAATCATTTTCATTCAGCAATTCTCCTTCAGTTGAACTTATGATCGAATATAATCCTGTTTGATAGAGAATCGGAATGAATTGAGACGTTGCCGATGGAGCAACATCAATTTTTTCTTGAGATTGGATTATAACAGACAAAATGCCACGGTCAGGTGGTGCCTTTAATTTTATTGTAGGATTCTTATCTATAAAGAGCGTCCATATAGGATCTGGTTCTGGTGGACATCTCTCTCCAGTACAAAGAAAGAAAGGACCCAAGAGGCAATGAATAAAACTAAATATTAGTAGGTAAAGAGAGATTCTTTTAATTTTCATAAAACGAAATTTGCAATCGGACTTTCGGCTAACGACCAAGGTGTTCCGACGTTTTGCGTTTGGCACGAGCTTGCCACCGCAAGCGCAGTGACAATGCAAAATGTGGCGAAGCCCGAGCGAGTGGTCGCGTTAGCGATCCACGAGCGGAGCGGAAGCACCGATAGTTATGTGCCGTGCTTGTCTATCCAATTTGCAATATCATTACAAGTAGCCTGAACAACATACCAAGAAATAGTGCAAGTATCGACATCAGGCGTTACTTTTTTATAAAATTGCTCATAAGGATGAATTAGATTTCTGAATTCGCGTAGTGCATGACTAAATCTCTTTACGTCCAACTGAATCCAACCTACCTCATGGCCAACATCTATCATTTCACTTAAGGTCCAGTCCGGAAAATTTTTAACTTTGCCATCTTTTCTAGGAGAAGATACAGCAGTATTAGCCATTTTAGGATTCTTTAATAATAATCCTAAAAAGAATCCTTCCAACATACTGCCCAT
It includes:
- a CDS encoding Eco57I restriction-modification methylase domain-containing protein, which translates into the protein MKFFQDQTEAKIRGSYYTPLGIASYLAEWVISRSAKRILEPSCGDGAFIEALAKLSKSEIHLDGFEIDRVEAAKAKQKLENASLMSGSIEATDFLSWYNDSSHFVEQYDAVVGNPPFVRYQYLSEKQQENTRKIFEKSSLPFTLHTNLWVPFVIASSRLLKPGGLLALVIPSEIIHVLHASALRSFLLSSYSKVLLLDPESLLFPSALQGAMLLIAEKKAPGQSSKGISIQAQLPLSFFNKPIECYIKESLYRQPTFENLKWTEFLLSDEEISIYHEINNHLWVKKFGDIAKADVGIVTGANDFFLVSDDIVKEYGLQKRSLPMFGRSDHVKGLIYDRKAHESNKKAGLPANFIYFSEELERLSEREKSYIKLGEMEGLHLRYKCRIRSPWYKVPSIFSTKVGMLKRSHETPRLIFNDFDALSTDTSYRIKTEIDPATFVYSFVNSLTSLSAELEGRHYGGGVLELVPSEIEQLKIPLIDKKNKTDLLALHRKYTSRKTRINEIVLSQDKVTLLPYLKSKRKIDSIQNAWLRLQSRRMRKPMSAV
- a CDS encoding phospholipase D family protein, which encodes MAIIRPIFQHFYSNGDHSELLTDLFRQPNFGDIIIMTAFSLSRGVIDLLGDSPISDKNIIVYTGIRNEITSAQALHTYLKVGCKLFCVDTGRSDLIFHPKLYLAYNSDNAKAVIGSANTTLGGLRNNIESSFLVLMDRHDPEDERLFQEILTTASNFHAEYPNNVLEVINHSQVTELFNKGLVSDERQIPLRQSSKRRGDRTNLQTDTPRININIRHSDISTQDLSGIPVITDEPHDTYIENDETLETPNLLILRGQLVYEKSSLSRSDAQIVPEGSNPTGNIRLARSNFTINGQQIDWRIYFRNEVFGSYDWQVTDLSKPTQENALVSFRIFLMGIYYGHYDLRLSHDPEREAGQNNVPTWLHWGTEVGKIIRQLHVENRTLRIYAPDATGQPFTLTID
- a CDS encoding alpha/beta hydrolase encodes the protein MLKGKDLSSKGLVVMLHGQGGTMYGEARFFKHFYEQGYSGLFVEYAGFGLSKKYFPSENNLYDDSEKVIRYVQAKYDFPPNKTILWGRSLGSGVAIELSLRNISSHLILVTPYTSIYEVARYKYTQLIPEFLIIDKFESISKAANLSLPTLIIGAKLDNMTPINMALALHDKIKHSSYLELATADHFTVNENLSEKDFGKIFDFLAKK
- a CDS encoding MORN repeat protein, yielding MTKDLKLYILLLFLSNAVYAQDLSGDWVCTELQLESKSILQLKKDYSVVYKTNLGEFTGKYAFNGKIFTLSLLQKNNKYSELAYIVTKYQDDKLEWFPKTLPERKEVCIKSNSKCRKGDCRNGDGELVDGSFKAIGYFKDGAIYTGTIISDTLEMHFENGSLKVNTNYKQLYPDGSKIDAMVIKSPDPKIINVLQGNIAYSDGIKCSGIFYLIEQSYQKNLKGHCSYKDFSDNNQLGILSYEGNFYRDSFDGLGELTFKEGYRFKSYKGHFKNGKYDGKGVLEYSDGSKYEGEFQNSKRHGFGILYNNTGKIEFKGKWSDDQEVR